In Shewanella sp. VB17, a single genomic region encodes these proteins:
- a CDS encoding RluA family pseudouridine synthase, which produces MQPQTDPFIVPKCLDSIKILYQDEHILVVNKPSGLLSLSGKHPLNIDSVHHRLIQDYPTCSMIHRLDFGTSGILLLSLNKTVNALLCKQFSNRTVTKRYTALLHGLVINDNGIIESSIAKDVNNFPLMKLCEHSGKPAKSKYRVLARYTQNQTNSFYRSFTTSTPRHVTLIEFEPITGRTHQLRVHSQFIGHPILGCDLYASDEAYFMTTRMMLHATELCFEHPFSGERLMIQCNSPF; this is translated from the coding sequence ATGCAGCCTCAAACTGATCCTTTTATTGTTCCAAAATGCTTAGATTCAATTAAAATATTGTATCAAGATGAGCATATTTTGGTCGTTAACAAACCAAGTGGATTATTAAGTCTCTCAGGTAAACACCCGCTGAATATTGATTCAGTTCATCACAGATTGATTCAGGATTACCCTACCTGTAGTATGATCCATAGATTGGATTTCGGCACTTCAGGTATTTTATTACTGAGCTTAAATAAAACAGTTAATGCTTTACTCTGTAAACAATTCAGCAATAGGACGGTGACGAAACGCTATACAGCTTTACTTCATGGATTGGTAATAAATGACAATGGGATAATAGAGTCTTCGATTGCAAAAGATGTTAATAACTTCCCCTTAATGAAACTATGCGAGCACTCAGGCAAACCTGCTAAGTCAAAATATCGTGTGTTAGCACGTTATACCCAAAATCAAACTAATAGCTTTTACCGCTCCTTTACAACGTCTACTCCTCGTCATGTCACGCTCATTGAATTTGAACCCATAACAGGTCGAACTCATCAATTAAGGGTCCACTCACAATTCATTGGCCATCCGATCTTAGGTTGTGATCTTTATGCCAGTGACGAAGCTTACTTTATGACAACACGTATGATGCTACATGCTACAGAACTCTGCTTCGAACATCCCTTCAGCGGCGAACGTTTGATGATACAATGTAACAGTCCATTTTAA
- a CDS encoding ABC transporter substrate-binding protein, which yields MKNVQLFICIFIYLYITRLALAADIEVEIYADDSYPPYSYNEGGELKGIYTEILKKAFSRMKGYQVKINAVPWKRALSYIERGKGFAIYPPYHRAEDRPYMWPYSIPILDERVIVVCRAEVFSDSVRPVWPDDYYGLVIGQNAGFASGGDKFNQAVKDKKIIVNEANGNEKNIIMLGVGRSDCYINDRISILWQLKQLKKSGKYDEGGKHAALMEGVTISIEQGFLAFTAKSGANYPYMDDFILQFDTEIYAMRRSGELQKIIDDFIR from the coding sequence ATGAAAAATGTGCAGTTATTTATCTGTATCTTTATTTATCTATATATCACAAGGTTAGCATTAGCGGCTGATATTGAGGTAGAGATTTATGCCGACGATTCCTATCCTCCCTACTCATATAATGAAGGCGGTGAGTTGAAAGGAATATATACCGAAATCCTTAAAAAAGCATTTTCTAGGATGAAAGGGTATCAGGTTAAAATCAATGCAGTGCCTTGGAAGCGAGCTTTATCTTACATCGAAAGGGGAAAAGGTTTCGCTATTTATCCTCCTTATCATAGAGCTGAAGATAGACCTTATATGTGGCCTTATTCTATTCCTATCTTAGATGAAAGAGTGATTGTTGTTTGCCGAGCTGAAGTTTTTTCCGATTCTGTTAGACCCGTTTGGCCAGATGATTATTATGGTTTAGTTATTGGTCAGAATGCAGGCTTTGCATCAGGGGGAGATAAATTTAATCAAGCTGTGAAAGATAAAAAAATCATCGTTAATGAGGCAAACGGTAATGAGAAAAATATTATTATGCTTGGCGTCGGACGTAGTGATTGCTACATTAATGATCGAATTTCAATTTTATGGCAATTAAAGCAGTTAAAAAAATCAGGGAAGTATGATGAAGGTGGCAAGCATGCAGCGTTGATGGAGGGAGTGACAATTAGTATTGAGCAAGGTTTTTTAGCTTTTACCGCTAAAAGTGGTGCTAATTACCCTTATATGGATGACTTTATTTTACAATTTGATACAGAGATTTATGCTATGAGAAGAAGTGGTGAATTGCAGAAGATCATTGACGATTTTATTCGGTGA